The Zingiber officinale cultivar Zhangliang chromosome 2A, Zo_v1.1, whole genome shotgun sequence genomic sequence GACTGCATCCGGCCTTTGCTGCAGGCCGCCCACTCCTTGTGGATGTGCCCCCAGTGCTCCGGCCCCACCTCGCTCCCTTTCTCGTAGCTGAACTCCATCTCGTCATCTGCAATCAAGCTTTTGATCATAAATACACATCAAGTTCAAATTTTTAAGCCGCGAAGCTTGATCACGTACCGACTTCTTCAGAGATTGCGATGTGAGATTGCAAGAGAAGGACGAACAGGACAAGGAAAGCAGAGAGGGTCGTGAGTCTGATGCTGTGATCCGCCATTGATGACCGCTCTTCAagaacgaagaagaagaaggcgcATACATATATACAGATCAGCGGGAACGAAGAGAGTAAGTGAATCAAAAAAAGTAGCAAGCAAGGGAGATTACTGTCTTTCTTTTTGCACATGATTTatttctttatatatatttttttattggatgaattagattTCTTGCTTGCACAGCGAGGGTCGGAACAATATTTACTTACATATAAAACTGCTGGATGAGTTGTTCTTCGCTGGGAAGGATACTCATTACATGGGCATTTATTCtttcttttttctctcttttttttttccttataatatattcaattttaattaatcatTTCCGCCTACAAACAACTATCACACACAATGCTATACTTATGAAATTGTTTTATGGAAAGATATTGTAATTAGTGTGCATGGTTAcactaaataattaattcaattcGGTTGTGTTACCAACAAATTTGAGGAGAGTTCATCCAAATTACCATGACCAAAATTTATCAAATTGGAATGCACACAGTTTTCCTTCAACTGAAAATAACTAACTAATCGAATAGCTTGATGCCGCCGCCTTCGTCTTCGCATTGCCTCACATTCCTCAAAATGGCATGCCCGCCGCCGTCTCCGAAGCACTGCTCCGGCCGCGGAGGCATGAGGTAGCATGGCTCAGGCGACGCCGCCTGCCGACAAGCGTCAGGCGACTGCGTGTGCCGAAGCAGGATCCACGGCCTCAGTCCCCCGAGCCCCTGCGCCACGTACCCGAAGGTCGACCACGCCGTCGTCACCAGCGCGTCGCTGAGGCTGAGCAGCTCGATCTCCGCCAGCGCCTTCACGTTGTGGTCCCGATGATCCGTCTGCTGCGACCCCTCGTGGCTCGGCTGGAATACCCCGACGACCTCCCCCGTCGTCGTCGCCCGCCGGTAGTACGCATCCCTGATCTTCTCCGAGTAGTCCGGTTTCAAGTACGTCACCAGCACCGCCTTCACTTTCGTGTCGATGGATGTCGCAGCAACGGCATTCTCAGAGACCTTCGGCAGCAGTCTCTCGCCCAGCAAACAGCTCATGATCTGCTCCAGCATCTTCTCGAAAGGGACCCAGAAGTTGTCGAAGACCCTGATTTGGACGCCGACTCTCTCGTCGGCTTTTTCCAAATAAGCTCTGTAGTACCTGGTGACGCGGCCCCATACCTCGTTGCTCGGGTGGATAAGGTACCGGACGAGGTGGTGGAATACTGCGGACCGCTCCGGGAACAGCTCGCGGAGCTCGTCGGCGTACTCAGGGACGAGAAACAGAGACGGCACGAAGTAGTGGTCCGACTTCAGCAGCAACCACGGCACCTTCCGCAGCGTTCGCTGCGAGTCCTCGCAGAAGAACCGCTTGTCCCAGTCGCCGTAGTACCACGGAAGATGGAGGTAGACGTAAGATCGAGAATCAATCGAGGCGTCCTTCGACTCTAGCAGGTTTCCGAAGCTTTCCGGCGCTTTGGTGTCAAATCTGAAGAGGTCTCTGATGGGGAAGTCGGCCGGGAGGGCCCACGTTGCGCCGGGGAAGGGCTCGCAGAGGAGGCCAGTGAAGTCGTCTGGGATGTGGAGGAGGAGCACCTTATTGTTGAGCAGGGCGTAGAGGAAGGCGGAGACGATGGTGAGCACTCTGTTCCCGATGCCGTTGTGGGGGATCCAGACGACGTACTGGCATTCGGAGGCGGCGGAGGCATTGCCGCCGGCTGAGCGGAGCACGGCGGCGGAGCGGTCGTAGAGCGCGGTGTGGGGGGCGCACTTGCGGTGGAGGGCCTCGTACTCGCGCAAGCGGTGGAGGAGGTAAGAGGAAGGAGAGTACGGTGACCGATTCCTGTAGATTGCCGCCTGGTATCGACTGAGGCAGGTGCTTGCTTCGAAGTCGGGGGAGAGGAGGCCACCGAGAAGCCGGTCGGCGGAGGAAGACGACGTATAATTTTTTGGACCTtaacaaaaatattataaatttaaagatCTAATTGAATAAAGGTAGAAATTAGACCTTCAAAATTCTTGGAGTGGCATGTAATAAGTATTTTtcatattaatatataattactagaaatttttataatatatataacaTATTTATgtctaaaatattatatttaatttatctATGACAAAAACTAAGATTTGGCTTACATTAGCCTTCCTATCACATCTAACAAATTGCCAATTGTTCGTGTgacttattaaattattattttttgaatagTTCATCCAATTATCTTTAGGGATTTATTATTCAGGGTAATTAGTCATTAATTCAATTGCTACAAGTTGCCCTTATTTATTACCGGATGGCTCATCTAAGTTGCCTTCCTTGACCCGTTTAATTCGACAAGAATAGTCATCCAATTatctttaaatatttattattttagttgATTAGTCATTATCCAattaagtatatattttttttcctatgtCAAGTCGATATACTAATTCGATTTGATCGCTTTAGCCTCGTTAACCATTTGATCATTCATCTAGTTCACATTCAATTGGCAAATCAACTAATCCATTTGATTTATCTACCCTccaatttaattatatatctcATTGTGTCTATATATCCCATTCGACCTTTCTAATCTACCCAATGCAACTCAACTTCAATGTTGCTTGAAGTCGAGGATCATCGAGCTTATTAACCCGACGCGGTATTTGGCTCAATCAACTTATCAAATTATTTTAGACAACTTAGATCACTCGACATATATACCTAACTAAGTGGCTAAATCAGATAGGTCGCCCAACTAATTTGCTTTTTCCTATACTCCCCATCCATGGAATTCACAAAAAATTAGAGAattataattttaagaaaaaatcaCATTCTAAATTTCTCTTTACAAAccaaatacaaaaattttaattcaaattttattaGAAAACACTAGACCAGAACAGTTCACATCATCTAATGGAATCTTTCACCTGCACAGGATATTTCtattacaaaaaaaatattttctgtaAGTCAATGTTGTCTTGATAATAATATCTTTTTTAAATTATCCtaattattattttgtaaaaGATAGAACAATAAGAGGCTAGGCTTTTATTGTGAACACACAAATAAATCAATTTGACATACTAAAAACAACATAATTGTTCATAGATTTATTATAGTCTTATatttataaaacttaattaactaaaggatatatgaaaaataatatgacgaatatagtaataataattatggaaataataataattacaCATGTTGAATATGGCAAGTATTGAAATCAATTTATATCATCTTGAATTGCTATATTTGTTTTCATTACCGATTGTATGAAGAAATGCACCGATATAGAATTCATGCAGAAACTATTACGAAGACGGCGAAGCACAAAACAcatggaagaagaaaaaaagaattaaaaaaaaaagtaaaacttATTAAAACCTGATGATCCGAACGCTGCACCTCCGCTACGCGTCTCCGGCGAAGCCAGCCGCAGGTACGTCCCGACCCATATCAGGACAAGCACCGCCGCCGGAAGCAGCAAACGGGCGACCTCGCCGCCTCCGGCGCACGGCCTCGTCAACCTTCTGGCGATGCTCTCCCTCTCCATCTCTCCCTCGTTTGGTAATCGTCGCCGTCTACCTGCTCGCGAGCTTCTCTTATTCAACTTGCCCACTTGGGCATCCAATTTAATTAAGCTACCGCGGAGGTCCTCGCTGCTAATATTTTAATTTGAGGGGGTTTTGTGCACGAATAAATCTATTAAATATTGCGGCGGGgagaatttttattattattttttttacttccaACGCGCGCACACGTATATTCACAGGATCCGCTCCAAACGGATCGCGACCAGGTGTGTAAATAGtagaaaaatttgaattaaattgaaatatttcattttgaaaattcaaacccaatttattttacttctagatactaaaattaaaaagaaatataattgAGCCGGTGGATGATGGTGCTGCAGGCGGCGATGGAGGCACGTCGAGATTGATCGtcttgctttatgatatgatccGATTCGACATCATCGAGGGATGTGATGACTCGGTCAAAGTAATCACAACCTATTAATTTCGATCGATTGGATATAAGTCAGACCTGAACCTACTTACTTTTATAAGCACGGCTTCTCAAGATCGATCTTTATTGAGAATATTTCTCAGGTGAGTCTTCTCGGAAGGTAGACTTCCAACTACAAGTACCACAAGAATCTCTAAACAAAGGTCTGACAAAGATTCAAGGGAGATGTTAGGGGTCGACCGAGTTAAGGCTCTCAAATGATACACTTCTTTCCTCTTAATGGAGAGGACACACCTTTTACTGATCTTCATTTTAATAATCGCCATGTCAAATTCGAGTTTTAAATTGGGGTTGATCTAACTCGAATGTAAGAAGGCCAACTTAACCCGAACTCAGTTTGATCATCTGGGCCGAACATGTTGACGTGCTCTACCGTATCATGACCCATCACACCTTTGACCTTTagtagtcaaaatgttagaaataaACCAAGCTATAGACGATTGTACTTGGCTTAAGTTGACCTAACCTTTAGTGGATCATGTTTAGCACTACCACGTAATTAATTTATCCTTATTAATCTTATTTGTTTAATCCACGAACCACGTAAGTCGTGCTCCACATGTGAAATGCCGTAAAGCATGATCCGACCCATTTGACACTAAAAAAATTCTCAATGAACTCTGATTAGAATAAGTGATTTAAGGTAATCACCAACCTCTAATTATTGGAATGGCCTCtgtaatattgaattaattaagtaatAGTAGCTGAACTACTAAAGAGGGaccatttaaata encodes the following:
- the LOC122042778 gene encoding galactoside 2-alpha-L-fucosyltransferase-like, which gives rise to MERESIARRLTRPCAGGGEVARLLLPAAVLVLIWVGTYLRLASPETRSGGAAFGSSGPKNYTSSSSADRLLGGLLSPDFEASTCLSRYQAAIYRNRSPYSPSSYLLHRLREYEALHRKCAPHTALYDRSAAVLRSAGGNASAASECQYVVWIPHNGIGNRVLTIVSAFLYALLNNKVLLLHIPDDFTGLLCEPFPGATWALPADFPIRDLFRFDTKAPESFGNLLESKDASIDSRSYVYLHLPWYYGDWDKRFFCEDSQRTLRKVPWLLLKSDHYFVPSLFLVPEYADELRELFPERSAVFHHLVRYLIHPSNEVWGRVTRYYRAYLEKADERVGVQIRVFDNFWVPFEKMLEQIMSCLLGERLLPKVSENAVAATSIDTKVKAVLVTYLKPDYSEKIRDAYYRRATTTGEVVGVFQPSHEGSQQTDHRDHNVKALAEIELLSLSDALVTTAWSTFGYVAQGLGGLRPWILLRHTQSPDACRQAASPEPCYLMPPRPEQCFGDGGGHAILRNVRQCEDEGGGIKLFD